A genomic stretch from Candidatus Cloacimonas sp. includes:
- a CDS encoding SLBB domain-containing protein: MKKTLLVLLLAGFAILLCSQQTINFTPSSNISAYSYEGIRSGVEKLKMNNYILGQVYKPGLYTVPDDTDFLTLLSLAGGPREDAKLTNIRVVRPSSEGDKVIWVNFKKYLETGDPALIPQLKPGDTIIVSGTIFYAVSKVASFLSDLTVALSMYSIITGF, encoded by the coding sequence GTGAAGAAAACACTGTTAGTGCTTCTGCTTGCCGGTTTTGCTATTCTTTTGTGCAGCCAGCAAACAATTAACTTTACCCCCTCATCCAACATTTCTGCCTACTCTTATGAAGGTATTCGCAGCGGAGTGGAAAAGCTGAAGATGAATAATTATATTCTGGGTCAGGTATATAAACCGGGGTTATATACTGTTCCTGATGACACTGATTTTTTAACTTTACTTTCTTTAGCAGGCGGTCCGAGAGAAGATGCCAAGCTCACTAATATAAGAGTTGTTCGTCCTTCTTCCGAAGGTGATAAAGTGATCTGGGTAAATTTTAAAAAATATTTAGAAACTGGCGACCCTGCTTTAATTCCTCAATTAAAACCGGGGGACACTATAATTGTCTCAGGAACAATCTTCTATGCCGTTTCCAAAGTGGCAAGTTTCCTCTCCGATTTAACTGTAGCTCTAAGTATGTATAGCATAATAACTGGATTTTAG
- a CDS encoding polysaccharide biosynthesis tyrosine autokinase translates to MLENENTQAPIQEEIKLSDYFRIILQYRYLVILVFFLVIVATVFYTARLPKVYSATSRILLEDANKQSDLMFMAAGGLGKNTLNNQIELIRSKPIMKLAWEIMKKYPDWDTFPASKEPDPVANLDKMKVESKRETDVLTISYESTNPTEAMAAVNSIAEAIQQQNTQYARLEYTTIREFLETQLDAISRRLQSSENDLREFKNLNRLTELTEETKKLIEKAADVEAEYESALTDQAVKAKTLDMLNRQLSEQDSLLVNVDNILKTPYIDELRKQIVETQSLITKLITKNEYPLDHPQIQLLYREIENAKETLNREIRKLVNLSINNDPLKTRNDLLAKIIQANVDLEMARAKVSGLEQTKEMYNQRLIAIPNTELELARLTRNLLLDEKIHGMMMEKYEDAKIAEQAKIGNIRIIDYAELPTVPIKPRVSMNILVGLILGLGLGIGSAFLVHSLDTKLRTLEDMENFVRLPIAGTIPVIRETESKLQEFNDMINSATGENREQLTRSMHYVMMQLVSHYAPKSPIAEAYRTLRTNILAKKGEGSVSMLVTSSGPKEGKSTSISNLAITLAQMNSKVILIDMDLRRPTIHTKFDLEKENGSSDFLIDPDVSIEQVIKPSGIANLDVITSGFIPPNPSELIASARTDTLIAELKMRYDFILFDSPPLIAVTDALILTKKVDMTYLVVRCGFTDKGIIRRTKELMENVEGRIDGIIVNGIYVQKYYSKQNYYYYYYYYYYYYGDEVPQKQKKNVSRFLRKNKSVS, encoded by the coding sequence ATGCTGGAAAATGAAAACACTCAAGCTCCCATTCAGGAAGAAATAAAGCTATCCGATTATTTTAGAATAATTCTTCAATATCGTTATTTGGTAATTCTGGTATTTTTCTTAGTGATAGTCGCCACGGTTTTTTATACGGCGCGTTTACCCAAAGTTTATTCTGCTACTTCCAGAATTTTACTGGAAGATGCCAATAAACAATCCGATTTGATGTTTATGGCAGCTGGTGGTTTGGGTAAAAATACCTTAAATAATCAAATTGAACTTATTCGAAGTAAGCCCATTATGAAACTTGCCTGGGAAATTATGAAAAAATATCCGGATTGGGATACTTTCCCTGCTAGTAAAGAACCTGATCCTGTTGCCAATTTGGATAAGATGAAAGTAGAATCCAAGCGAGAAACGGATGTTTTAACCATAAGTTATGAATCCACCAATCCCACAGAAGCAATGGCAGCCGTTAATTCCATAGCGGAAGCAATTCAGCAACAAAATACTCAATATGCCCGGTTGGAATATACCACCATTCGTGAATTTTTGGAAACTCAGCTGGATGCTATTTCGCGTCGGTTACAGAGCTCGGAAAACGATTTAAGAGAGTTCAAGAATCTGAATCGTCTAACTGAACTAACCGAAGAAACCAAAAAATTGATTGAAAAGGCAGCCGATGTTGAAGCAGAATATGAATCCGCCTTAACCGATCAAGCGGTAAAAGCAAAAACCCTTGATATGTTGAATCGTCAATTAAGTGAACAGGACTCTTTACTGGTAAATGTGGATAATATTTTAAAAACACCCTATATTGATGAACTGCGTAAACAAATTGTTGAGACACAATCGCTCATAACTAAATTAATCACTAAGAATGAATATCCGCTTGATCATCCTCAAATTCAGCTCCTTTACCGCGAAATAGAAAATGCCAAAGAAACATTGAACAGAGAAATCCGCAAGCTGGTAAATTTATCTATCAATAATGATCCTCTCAAGACGCGTAATGACCTCTTAGCCAAAATTATTCAAGCGAATGTAGATTTGGAAATGGCCAGAGCCAAAGTTTCCGGTTTGGAACAAACCAAAGAAATGTATAATCAACGCCTAATTGCCATTCCCAATACTGAACTGGAACTGGCAAGATTAACGCGTAATCTATTACTGGATGAAAAAATCCATGGTATGATGATGGAAAAATATGAAGATGCCAAAATTGCCGAGCAAGCAAAAATCGGAAATATTCGGATCATCGATTATGCCGAACTTCCTACCGTTCCCATCAAACCGCGCGTTTCTATGAATATTTTGGTAGGTTTGATTCTGGGCTTGGGTTTAGGCATTGGGTCTGCCTTTTTAGTTCATTCTCTGGATACTAAGTTACGCACTCTGGAAGATATGGAGAATTTTGTCCGCTTACCCATTGCTGGAACAATTCCTGTTATTCGCGAAACGGAATCCAAACTTCAGGAATTTAACGATATGATTAATTCTGCCACTGGAGAAAATCGTGAACAGTTAACTCGTTCAATGCATTATGTGATGATGCAACTTGTTTCGCATTATGCCCCCAAATCTCCCATCGCAGAAGCATATAGAACTTTGAGGACCAATATCTTAGCTAAAAAAGGGGAAGGTAGTGTTTCGATGTTAGTCACTTCTTCCGGTCCCAAAGAAGGTAAATCAACTTCCATATCCAATCTTGCCATTACATTAGCACAGATGAACAGTAAGGTCATTTTAATTGATATGGACTTGCGTAGGCCTACCATTCACACTAAATTTGATTTGGAAAAAGAAAACGGCAGCAGTGATTTTCTGATTGATCCGGATGTTAGTATTGAACAAGTTATTAAACCCTCAGGCATTGCCAATCTGGATGTAATCACCAGTGGATTTATACCTCCCAATCCTTCTGAATTAATTGCTTCCGCCAGAACAGATACATTGATTGCAGAATTAAAAATGCGTTATGACTTCATCCTCTTTGATTCTCCGCCATTAATTGCCGTTACGGATGCTCTTATTTTAACCAAGAAAGTGGATATGACCTATCTTGTTGTCCGCTGTGGATTTACTGACAAGGGTATAATCAGACGGACCAAAGAACTGATGGAAAATGTGGAAGGCAGAATAGACGGTATCATCGTCAACGGCATCTATGTCCAAAAGTATTATAGCAAACAGAATTATTACTACTATTACTACTATTACTATTATTACTATGGTGACGAGGTTCCGCAAAAACAAAAGAAGAATGTTAGCCGCTTCTTGCGCAAAAATAAATCTGTTTCTTGA
- a CDS encoding chromate transporter, whose amino-acid sequence MLLKLFLTFFKIGAFTIGGAYAMIPLIKREVCQKNQWLSEEEFLDGLAAAQSCPGPIAINLSIYIGYHIHRGKGMAIAVLGTILPSFISILLIALLFQQFSEITIVRKAFHSLRAAVVALIAVPLLQMSRQAGLKLANVWFPLAIAILVGFFSVSPIYLIVITIAFAVYQGIKKQKV is encoded by the coding sequence GTGCTCTTAAAACTATTTCTAACTTTCTTTAAAATTGGTGCTTTTACCATTGGAGGCGCCTATGCAATGATTCCTCTAATCAAAAGAGAGGTGTGTCAAAAAAATCAATGGTTGAGCGAGGAAGAATTTTTAGATGGCTTAGCTGCGGCGCAAAGTTGCCCGGGCCCGATTGCGATAAACTTAAGTATCTATATCGGTTACCATATTCATAGAGGTAAAGGTATGGCAATTGCCGTTTTAGGAACAATTCTGCCTTCTTTTATTTCCATTTTGTTAATTGCTCTGCTTTTTCAACAATTTTCCGAAATAACTATTGTGCGTAAAGCATTTCATTCGCTTAGAGCCGCTGTTGTGGCTTTAATAGCAGTTCCGCTTTTGCAAATGAGTCGCCAGGCAGGTTTGAAACTTGCCAATGTTTGGTTTCCTTTAGCCATTGCTATTTTGGTTGGTTTTTTCAGTGTAAGTCCTATTTACCTAATAGTGATAACAATTGCCTTTGCCGTTTACCAAGGAATCAAAAAACAAAAAGTATGA
- the ispE gene encoding 4-(cytidine 5'-diphospho)-2-C-methyl-D-erythritol kinase, whose translation MLAASCAKINLFLELIGKLPDNYHQVNTVFCSIDLFDYLSYEVTESQEVTILCSNKELANENNLVYKVAVYLQNVYSISKGIVIKLEKHIPIAAGLGGGSSNAANCLCALNELWQLNLSQTELHQIAAKFGSDINFFLTGGTAKGENRGEKITKMPDILLNNILLVNPGIPISSSEAYKLATLPSLQEQHHFELNNIYNSCFNRLEAGVRKAYPVVDEVINTLEKFQPKVAMLSGSGSTCFGIFADKESMLNCRNYFMDKGFWTFQAKTITGKDSNSK comes from the coding sequence ATGTTAGCCGCTTCTTGCGCAAAAATAAATCTGTTTCTTGAGCTAATAGGCAAGCTCCCCGATAACTATCATCAGGTCAATACTGTTTTTTGCAGTATTGACCTGTTTGATTATCTGAGCTATGAAGTCACTGAATCGCAGGAAGTTACCATTTTATGTAGCAATAAGGAACTGGCTAATGAAAATAATCTTGTTTATAAAGTGGCGGTTTATTTACAAAATGTTTATAGTATTTCCAAGGGAATTGTAATTAAGCTGGAAAAGCATATTCCAATTGCCGCTGGATTAGGAGGGGGCAGTAGCAATGCAGCCAATTGTTTATGTGCTTTAAATGAACTCTGGCAGCTGAATTTATCGCAAACTGAATTGCATCAAATCGCAGCTAAATTTGGTAGTGATATCAATTTTTTTCTTACAGGAGGAACGGCTAAAGGAGAGAATAGGGGAGAGAAGATTACCAAAATGCCGGACATTTTATTGAATAACATACTTTTAGTAAACCCAGGCATACCAATCTCAAGTTCAGAAGCATATAAACTTGCTACTCTTCCTTCGTTACAAGAACAACACCATTTTGAGCTAAATAATATTTATAATTCCTGTTTTAATCGTCTAGAAGCAGGTGTCAGAAAAGCATATCCGGTTGTGGATGAAGTAATTAACACGCTGGAAAAGTTTCAACCGAAAGTTGCAATGCTCAGTGGCAGCGGATCAACCTGTTTTGGCATTTTTGCAGATAAGGAATCAATGTTAAACTGCCGAAATTATTTTATGGATAAAGGTTTCTGGACATTCCAAGCAAAAACTATAACTGGTAAAGATAGTAATTCTAAATAA
- a CDS encoding C10 family peptidase translates to MKLMSNYQPKLMVIIAVFYLFCFGIRAAVVQPEIALLAAKNYLQETGLAKSVNTDDNQIYTYSSAGKLASLPNIYLQNEDPVLYYIQYSDGNFAVVSAEDNFYPILAYSNEGVTMVNDLPPAFYYWLDNYAAQICQVREAKTVNPENVELWQCLSNNSYAGPNRNERSVEPLLTVMWNQNWPYNALCPADAQGPGGHVYAGCVATAMGMVMKYWDHPISGVGNESYYCPGYGYQNASFETTTYLWDQMPDAVGPVYLPVATLLYHCGVAVHMGYAVDGSGAQSTDAAVAFVDHFRYPNAQFVSKDAYTNTNWNNLMTAQIDNGTPVYYSGYSNEGGHAFVLDGYDTDTHFHFNFGWSGSGNGYFYTSNISGFTSGQGAIINIIPENYSINSIPVRLYADDSSAGDNFSLSVKTKPILGNWNVNHYDMMLYYDNANVEYTGYTLDGTLSQQGTIIIEEESPGVLTINWDNASTLKGGGTLVKLNFVARDAGDFLFDILGMHYNTTTVGNVSFAMITIGAPVENIADSQITLSNIMHLNYNTIGTTQINTTYLLPSWNITHYQMSCSYDPTKIEYTGFLTEGTISDGSVVNVDNSTLGTLLISCDSESALYGSGCLLKLQFCAIGNSSSISLTRITTSDFYFNDIAIATVGSANVILSAYLANEDEVISPVQPRLEIYPNPFQEVAHIKFTGLAKEAVKINIYNLKGQLVKKLTVNPEVKNEINWDATDFMGRKLADGIYFMQWNQGKESGTNKVLIIK, encoded by the coding sequence ATGAAATTGATGAGTAACTATCAACCAAAACTAATGGTTATCATTGCGGTTTTTTACCTGTTTTGCTTTGGTATAAGGGCTGCTGTGGTTCAGCCGGAAATTGCTTTGCTGGCTGCCAAAAATTATCTTCAGGAAACGGGATTAGCCAAATCCGTCAATACTGATGACAATCAAATTTATACTTATAGTAGCGCAGGGAAACTTGCTTCTCTGCCAAATATATATTTACAGAATGAGGATCCAGTTCTCTATTATATCCAATATAGCGATGGCAATTTTGCCGTTGTTTCGGCAGAGGATAATTTTTATCCCATTTTGGCTTATTCAAATGAAGGCGTTACTATGGTAAATGATTTGCCTCCTGCTTTTTATTATTGGCTGGATAACTATGCAGCTCAAATATGCCAAGTTAGAGAAGCTAAAACTGTTAATCCGGAGAATGTTGAACTTTGGCAGTGCCTAAGCAATAATTCCTACGCTGGCCCAAACAGAAATGAGCGTTCAGTGGAACCTTTACTAACTGTTATGTGGAATCAAAACTGGCCCTATAATGCACTTTGTCCTGCAGACGCACAAGGACCCGGAGGCCATGTTTATGCCGGTTGTGTGGCCACTGCAATGGGGATGGTAATGAAATATTGGGATCATCCAATTTCCGGAGTTGGCAACGAATCTTACTATTGTCCTGGTTATGGTTATCAAAATGCCAGTTTTGAAACAACCACTTATCTTTGGGATCAAATGCCTGATGCAGTGGGTCCTGTATATTTACCTGTGGCAACTTTATTGTATCATTGCGGAGTGGCTGTTCATATGGGTTATGCGGTAGATGGCTCAGGAGCTCAAAGTACCGATGCGGCTGTTGCATTTGTGGATCATTTTCGCTATCCAAATGCTCAATTTGTAAGTAAGGATGCTTATACCAATACCAATTGGAATAATTTGATGACGGCTCAAATAGATAATGGCACGCCAGTTTATTATAGCGGTTATAGTAATGAAGGAGGTCATGCCTTCGTTTTGGACGGCTATGATACAGATACTCATTTTCATTTCAACTTTGGCTGGAGTGGCTCTGGAAACGGTTATTTTTATACTTCTAATATTTCAGGATTTACTTCCGGTCAGGGAGCCATAATCAATATTATTCCGGAGAATTATAGTATAAATAGCATTCCGGTTCGTCTTTATGCTGATGATTCTTCTGCTGGAGATAATTTTTCCCTTAGTGTAAAGACCAAGCCCATTTTGGGAAATTGGAATGTGAATCATTATGATATGATGCTTTATTATGATAATGCCAATGTGGAATATACTGGTTACACTTTAGATGGAACTCTTTCTCAACAAGGGACCATCATTATTGAAGAAGAATCACCTGGGGTCTTAACTATAAATTGGGATAATGCCTCCACCCTAAAAGGCGGTGGCACTTTAGTAAAATTGAATTTTGTTGCCAGGGATGCAGGTGATTTTCTATTTGATATTTTAGGTATGCATTATAATACTACTACCGTAGGCAATGTAAGTTTTGCTATGATAACTATAGGAGCCCCTGTAGAAAATATAGCCGATAGTCAAATCACTTTATCCAATATAATGCACTTAAATTATAACACGATTGGAACCACTCAAATAAATACAACTTACTTGCTTCCTTCTTGGAATATTACGCATTATCAAATGAGTTGCAGTTATGATCCCACCAAGATTGAATATACGGGTTTTTTAACGGAAGGAACCATTAGCGATGGAAGCGTAGTGAATGTTGACAATTCCACTTTAGGTACATTACTTATTTCTTGTGATTCCGAAAGTGCACTATACGGAAGCGGTTGTTTGTTGAAGCTTCAATTTTGTGCTATAGGAAATAGTAGCAGCATATCTTTAACTCGTATTACTACCAGCGATTTTTACTTTAACGACATAGCCATTGCCACAGTTGGAAGTGCCAATGTTATTCTATCTGCCTATTTGGCTAATGAGGATGAAGTTATTTCTCCTGTCCAACCCCGCCTGGAAATTTATCCTAATCCTTTCCAAGAAGTTGCGCACATAAAATTTACCGGACTCGCTAAAGAAGCCGTAAAAATCAATATCTATAACCTGAAAGGGCAATTGGTAAAGAAGTTAACGGTTAATCCTGAAGTTAAAAATGAGATTAATTGGGATGCTACAGATTTTATGGGCAGAAAATTAGCGGATGGAATTTATTTTATGCAGTGGAATCAAGGGAAAGAAAGCGGAACTAATAAGGTCTTAATAATCAAATAA
- a CDS encoding glycogen/starch/alpha-glucan phosphorylase has product MNKKFCEKLSSFKIEGTAEDIVLRFLEHLKYDLGKDQYSASPYDCYVSFASAIKDILLDRWLITQPQEYALQRKRVYYLSLEYLIGRSLNNAILNLDIQQQSIKALSDIGFDLSMLSNLEWDAGLGNGGLGRLAACFLDSLASLKIPAYGYGIRYEYGIFFQHIINGEQVETPDNWLRYGSVWEIPRPARIFPVNFGGIVKEISNEDGSKKQHWIPNETVMAMAYDYLIPGYQNNYINTLRLWSAKSSREFNLSYFNEGDYVQAVADKNHGEIISKVLYPNDNKMQGKELRLKQEYFFVCATLQDILRRFFKKEKDLRKLPEKVTLQLNDTHPVISVAELMRILVDERNLPWDVAWDITNKCLAYTNHTILPEALEKWTVQLFEKVLPRHLQIIYEINHRFLSALKINGNVDDDFIRRVSLIEEEPVKSVRMANLAIVGTHSINGVSALHTDILKHLVFKDFYALMPEKFNNKTNGITPRRWLMLCNPHLSKLITKAIGNAWQTDLKQLSELNKYKNDSAFLEDLADVKHQNKMDFCNYYEEVHNRQLNPEAIFDFQAKRIHEYKRQLLNALGIIHLINQIRDGKTPTPQSFFFAGKAAPGYYIAKLIIRFICALGDYIEKDKELSRYLSVTFLPNYRVTLAERIIPAAEISRQISLAGTEASGTGNMKFALNGALTIGTLDGANIEIRDAVGEENFFLFGMTAAEVQYLMESGYHPYEIMRHNEDIKRIFDFIESEALNPLSPGLFTPLLDLLLYQGDRYCLIADLPDFLRVNQEATNTYQDKQKWNRMSLANIANMGIFSSDETIKSYAKDIWGIVN; this is encoded by the coding sequence ATGAATAAGAAATTTTGCGAAAAGCTCTCCAGTTTTAAGATTGAGGGCACGGCAGAAGATATAGTTTTGCGTTTTTTGGAGCATTTAAAATATGACCTCGGTAAAGATCAATATTCTGCCTCTCCCTATGATTGCTATGTCAGTTTTGCGTCCGCTATAAAAGATATTTTGCTGGATCGCTGGCTGATAACTCAGCCCCAGGAATATGCTTTACAGCGGAAGAGGGTATATTATTTATCCTTGGAGTATTTAATAGGCCGGTCTTTAAATAACGCCATTCTCAATCTGGATATACAACAACAAAGTATCAAAGCCCTTTCGGACATTGGTTTTGATTTATCTATGCTAAGTAATTTGGAATGGGACGCCGGTTTAGGAAACGGAGGATTAGGTCGTTTAGCTGCCTGTTTTTTGGATTCTCTGGCTTCTTTAAAAATACCGGCTTATGGTTACGGGATTCGTTATGAGTATGGTATTTTCTTTCAACACATTATCAATGGCGAGCAAGTTGAAACACCTGATAACTGGTTAAGATATGGTTCCGTTTGGGAAATTCCTCGCCCGGCGCGCATTTTTCCTGTCAATTTTGGTGGCATTGTAAAAGAAATCAGCAATGAAGATGGTTCCAAAAAACAACATTGGATACCCAATGAGACGGTTATGGCTATGGCTTATGACTATTTGATTCCAGGTTATCAAAATAACTATATCAATACCTTGCGTTTATGGAGTGCGAAAAGCAGCCGAGAATTTAATTTAAGTTATTTTAATGAAGGGGATTATGTGCAAGCGGTTGCCGATAAAAATCACGGCGAAATAATCTCCAAAGTCCTGTATCCGAATGATAACAAAATGCAGGGCAAAGAATTGCGTTTGAAACAAGAGTATTTCTTCGTTTGTGCCACTTTACAGGATATTTTGCGCCGCTTTTTTAAAAAAGAGAAGGACTTGCGTAAACTTCCCGAAAAAGTCACTCTTCAGTTAAATGACACTCATCCTGTTATTTCTGTAGCAGAGCTGATGCGTATTTTAGTAGATGAGAGAAATTTGCCTTGGGATGTCGCCTGGGATATTACTAATAAATGTCTTGCTTATACCAACCACACAATTTTGCCTGAGGCATTGGAGAAATGGACAGTGCAATTGTTTGAGAAAGTTCTTCCGCGGCATTTGCAGATTATTTATGAAATCAATCACCGCTTTCTTTCCGCATTAAAAATTAATGGTAATGTAGATGATGATTTTATCCGTCGGGTTTCGTTGATCGAAGAAGAACCAGTAAAAAGTGTACGCATGGCAAATTTGGCTATCGTCGGAACGCATAGCATCAATGGAGTTTCAGCATTGCATACGGATATTTTAAAGCATCTGGTTTTTAAGGATTTTTATGCCTTAATGCCTGAAAAATTCAACAATAAGACCAATGGCATCACTCCTCGGCGATGGTTAATGTTATGTAATCCTCACTTGAGTAAATTAATTACCAAGGCGATAGGAAATGCCTGGCAAACAGATCTGAAACAACTTTCTGAACTGAATAAATATAAAAATGACAGTGCTTTCTTGGAAGATTTGGCAGATGTAAAACATCAGAACAAAATGGATTTTTGTAATTATTATGAGGAAGTTCATAACCGGCAATTGAATCCTGAGGCAATTTTTGATTTTCAGGCAAAGCGGATTCACGAATATAAGCGTCAGCTACTTAATGCATTGGGAATTATACACTTAATCAATCAAATTCGAGATGGTAAAACTCCTACTCCGCAAAGTTTCTTTTTTGCCGGTAAAGCAGCTCCGGGCTATTATATTGCCAAATTGATCATTCGTTTTATTTGTGCTTTGGGTGACTACATAGAAAAGGATAAAGAACTTTCCCGCTATCTATCCGTTACCTTTTTACCCAATTACCGGGTAACTTTAGCTGAGAGAATTATTCCTGCAGCAGAAATATCGCGTCAAATTTCCCTTGCAGGGACAGAGGCATCCGGAACCGGAAATATGAAATTTGCTTTAAATGGAGCACTTACCATCGGAACTTTGGATGGAGCGAACATAGAAATTAGAGACGCGGTGGGAGAGGAGAATTTTTTCCTTTTTGGAATGACGGCTGCGGAAGTTCAATATTTAATGGAAAGTGGCTATCATCCTTATGAAATTATGCGTCATAATGAAGATATAAAGCGGATTTTTGATTTTATTGAGTCCGAAGCGCTGAATCCTTTAAGTCCCGGTTTGTTTACTCCTTTGCTTGATTTGCTTTTATATCAGGGAGATAGATATTGCCTGATTGCCGATTTACCGGATTTTTTAAGGGTCAATCAAGAAGCGACGAATACCTATCAAGATAAGCAAAAATGGAATCGGATGTCTTTAGCCAATATTGCCAATATGGGTATATTTTCTTCGGATGAAACCATTAAGAGCTACGCCAAAGATATCTGGGGGATAGTAAATTAA
- the ispG gene encoding flavodoxin-dependent (E)-4-hydroxy-3-methylbut-2-enyl-diphosphate synthase has translation MNKKKRNSTRRIMLGNIPIGGGAPISIQSMLSVKTSNLAEATKQIQELVSAGCDIIRCSVMDLSDANAILELKKIAKAPLVADIHYDYRLALAAIENGIDGLRINPGNIGNIEGVQRLVAAAKERNIPIRIGVNSGSLPKDLLQKYGVSSKAMVEAALRHIKILEDLGFYEIKISAKASSIPLMIESYRELSKACNYPLHLGVTEAGTILKGSIKSSIALGILLEEGIGDTIRVSLTADPVQEVIVAQEILKDLGLRKGLNIISCPTCGRTRIDLIHLTEKVEKALEPYKNYPLSIAVMGCAVNGPGEAKEADFGIAGGINEGLLFAKGEIVKKVPEDNLVEELLSLIKQYINNQ, from the coding sequence ATGAATAAGAAAAAGCGTAACTCAACACGGCGTATAATGTTAGGTAACATCCCCATTGGTGGCGGAGCCCCAATTAGTATCCAATCGATGCTATCCGTAAAGACCTCTAATTTAGCGGAAGCAACTAAACAAATTCAAGAACTGGTTTCCGCTGGATGCGACATAATTCGTTGTTCTGTGATGGATTTAAGTGATGCCAATGCAATTTTGGAGCTGAAAAAAATAGCTAAGGCACCTTTGGTGGCAGACATTCATTATGACTATCGTTTAGCGCTTGCCGCCATAGAAAATGGAATTGATGGATTGCGTATAAACCCTGGAAATATTGGAAACATAGAGGGGGTGCAAAGATTAGTTGCCGCTGCCAAAGAAAGAAATATTCCCATAAGAATTGGGGTAAATAGTGGTTCTTTGCCAAAGGACTTGCTTCAAAAATATGGAGTTAGCTCTAAAGCAATGGTGGAAGCGGCATTAAGGCATATAAAAATATTGGAGGACTTGGGATTTTATGAAATTAAAATATCCGCTAAGGCATCTTCAATTCCTTTAATGATAGAAAGTTACAGAGAGTTAAGCAAGGCCTGTAATTATCCTCTTCATCTGGGTGTTACTGAAGCGGGGACAATTTTAAAGGGCTCCATAAAAAGCTCTATTGCTTTGGGTATATTACTGGAAGAAGGAATTGGCGATACAATCAGGGTCTCTTTAACTGCCGATCCCGTTCAAGAAGTGATAGTTGCCCAAGAAATTTTAAAGGACTTGGGCTTAAGAAAGGGTTTGAATATTATCTCCTGTCCTACCTGTGGACGCACTCGCATAGATTTGATCCACCTTACGGAAAAAGTGGAAAAAGCGTTGGAACCTTATAAAAATTACCCATTGTCAATAGCAGTGATGGGCTGTGCCGTAAATGGTCCCGGAGAAGCAAAAGAAGCCGATTTTGGCATAGCCGGAGGTATCAACGAAGGTTTGCTGTTTGCCAAAGGGGAGATTGTGAAAAAAGTTCCAGAAGACAATTTGGTTGAAGAACTGCTTTCCTTAATTAAACAATATATAAACAATCAATAA
- a CDS encoding chromate transporter: MIYLNLFWTFFKIGLFSFGGGYAILAMIRQEVVLKNAWLSSSQFMDVVAISQMTPGPIAINAATFIGYQKGGFWGAAISTLGVIFPSLIIMTLVTITYIKLKKQPWFKNIFQKLRLLSLGLIAAALIMVVGDAFRDLFSVLVFVGSFLVSWKFKLNPFYLLIGAAVIGIIFG; encoded by the coding sequence ATGATTTATCTTAACTTATTCTGGACTTTTTTCAAAATCGGGCTCTTCAGTTTTGGCGGTGGTTATGCGATTTTAGCGATGATTCGTCAGGAAGTGGTCTTAAAAAATGCCTGGCTTAGTTCTTCCCAATTTATGGATGTAGTGGCAATTTCACAAATGACACCGGGTCCGATAGCGATAAATGCTGCCACTTTCATCGGTTATCAAAAAGGGGGATTTTGGGGTGCCGCGATCAGCACTTTGGGAGTTATTTTCCCTTCTTTGATTATAATGACTTTAGTAACGATAACTTATATAAAATTGAAAAAACAGCCCTGGTTCAAAAATATTTTCCAGAAACTGCGTTTGCTTTCTCTGGGTTTAATTGCCGCTGCCTTGATTATGGTGGTAGGTGATGCTTTTAGAGATCTTTTTTCTGTTCTGGTTTTTGTTGGTTCTTTTCTGGTAAGTTGGAAATTTAAACTAAATCCTTTTTATCTGCTAATCGGAGCTGCCGTGATAGGAATTATTTTTGGTTAA